The Pan paniscus chromosome 15, NHGRI_mPanPan1-v2.0_pri, whole genome shotgun sequence genome includes a window with the following:
- the ZNF839 gene encoding zinc finger protein 839 isoform X4, with the protein MADAEPEAGGGSEDGGGGGGGGGPAPPGQSGSVARVAPLGPEQLRQVLEQVTKAQPPPPPPPPFVLQDAARRLRDAAQQAALQRGRGTESPRLPRLLPPQQLEAICVKVTSGETKGQERPMPLPTTIQPQTARKSQPPWGNSCLVGLHIASPQLLRVQPLVRTEPQSCFLSDLCQPPAQGFVQRPLPPLQVVPAKRVPAPKAPNEQGSMLTPLSASDPLAVTSLSSSSAHPFISNLHTRHTEKLKKSLKVKTRSGRVSRPPKYKAKDYKFIKTEDLADGHLSDSDDYSELCVEEDEDQRERHALFDLSSCSLRPKSFKCQTCEKSYIGKGGLARHFKLNPGHGQLDPEMVLSEKANGSTLRGCTEERMLSLTSLGLSTPAAPCEGGARSCLVTESARGGLQNGQSVDVEETLPSEPENGALLRSERYQGPRRRACSETPAESRTAVLQQRRAAQLPGGSATAGEQRASPSKAKLKEFLQQCDPEELVELALPQLAQVVTVYEFLLMKVEKDHLAKPFFPAIYKEFEELHKMVKKMCQDYLSSSGLCSQETLEINNDKVAESLGITEFLRKKEIHPDNLGPKHLSRDMDGEQLEGASSEKREREAAEEGLASVKRPRREALSNDTTESLAANSRGREKPRPLHALATGTIVSQEEDIVIVTDAEGRACGWARQKEFL; encoded by the exons ATGGCGGATGCGGAGCCGGAGGCTGGGGGCGGCAGCGAGgatggtggcggcggcggcggcggcggcggcccggcTCCTCCGGGCCAGAGCGGCAGCGTCGCACGTGTGGCCCCGCTGGGCCCCGAGCAGCTGCGGCAGGTCCTGGAGCAGGTGACGAAggcgcagccgccgccgccgccgccgcccccctTCGTGCTGCAGGACGCGGCGCGGCGGCTGCGGGACGCGGCCCAACAGGCCGCCCTGCAGCGGGGCCGGGGCACCGAGTCCCCGCGCCTGCCGCGCCTGCTCCCGCCCCAG CAACTAGAAGCCATTTGTGTCAAGGTAACGTCTGGAGAAACAAAAGGTCAGGAAAGGCCAATGCCCCTACCGACCACAATCCAGCCCCAAACTGCAAGAAAGAGCCAGCCGCCCTGGGGGAATTCCTGCCTGGTGGGGCTCCACATCGCCAGCCCTCAGCTGCTCAGGGTACAGCCGCTTGTGAGAACCGAGCCACAGTCCTGCTTCCTAAGTGACTTATGCCAACCTCCTGCTCAGGGGTTTGTACAGAGACCACTGCCACCCCTCCAGGTGGTCCCTGCAAAGAGAGTCCCAGCCCCCAAGGCTCCAAATGAACAGGGCTCCATGTTGACCCCTTTGTCTGCCTCTGACCCGCTGGCAGTAACATCTCTTTCATCCAGTTCAGCACATCCATTTATTTCCAACTTGCATACAAGACATACTGAGAAACTAAAAAAATCGTTAAAAGTAAAGACACGTTCTGGACGGGTATCTCGACCTCCCAAATATAAAGCTAAAGATTATAAGTTCATAAAAACAGAGGATTTGGCGGATGGTCATCTGTCAGATTCTGATGATTATTCAGAACTCTGTGTGGAAGAAGATGAAGATCAGAGGGAGAGGCACGCACTCTTTGACTTATCAAGCTGCTCCCTGAGGCCCAAAAGCTTTAAGTGTCAGACTTGTGAAAAGTCATATATAGGGAAGGGGGGACTGGCCCGACATTTTAAACTTAACCCAGGGCATGGCCAGCTGGACCCCGAGATGGTGCTGTCTGAGAAAGCCAATGGAAGCACCCTACGGGGGTGCACGGAGGAAAGGATGCTCAGCCTGACCTCCCTGGGGCTGTCCACGCCAGCGGCTCCATGTGAGGGAGGGGCCCGCTCCTGCTTGGTGACAGAGTCAGCACGCGGTGGCCTGCAG AATGGTCAGTCTGTAGACGTTGAAGAGACATTGCCATCTGAACCAGAAAATGGAGCTCTTTTGCGATCAGAGAGATACCAAGGACCTAGAAGACGCGCATGCTCAGAGACCCCTGCAGAGTCCCGCACAGCTGTCCTCCAGCAGAGAAGAGCCGCTCAGCTACCTGGTGGCTCTGCTACGGCAGGGGAGCAGAGGGCGTCGCCAAGCAAAGCCAAGCTCAAGGAG TTCCTCCAGCAGTGTGACCCGGAGGAGCTGGTGGAATTGGCTCTGCCTCAGCTGGCTCAGGTTGTGACCGTGTATGAGTTTCTTCTGATGAAG GTTGAAAAAGATCATCTAGCAAAGCCTTTTTTCCCAGCTATATATAAGGAATTTGAAGAGTTGCATAAAATGGTTAAGAAAATGTGCCAAGATTACCTCAGTAGTTCTGGTCTGTGTTCCCAGGAGACCCTGGAAATAAACAATGATAAG GTTGCTGAGTCATTAGGAATCACAGAATTCCTACGGAAGAAAGAAATACACCCAGACAACCTTGGACCCAAGCACCTCAGCCGAGACATGGATGGGGAGCAGCTAGAGGGAGCTAGCAGTGAGAAGAGGGAACGTGAG GCTGCGGAGGAGGGACTGGCCTCAGTGAAAAGGCCCAGAAGAGAAGCCCTGTCCAACGATACCACTGAATCTCTTGCTGCCAACAGCAGAGGCCGGGAGAAGCCCAGGCCCTTGCATGCTTTGGCCACTG GTACAATAGTGTCTCAGGAGGAGGACATTGTCATAGTGACTGATGCAGAGGGGCGTGCCTGCGGATGGGCCCGCCAGAAGGAGTTCCTCTAG
- the ZNF839 gene encoding zinc finger protein 839 isoform X1 has product MADAEPEAGGGSEDGGGGGGGGGPAPPGQSGSVARVAPLGPEQLRQVLEQVTKAQPPPPPPPPFVLQDAARRLRDAAQQAALQRGRGTESPRLPRLLPPQQLEAICVKVTSGETKGQERPMPLPTTIQPQTARKSQPPWGNSCLVGLHIASPQLLRVQPLVRTEPQSCFLSDLCQPPAQGFVQRPLPPLQVVPAKRVPAPKAPNEQGSMLTPLSASDPLAVTSLSSSSAHPFISNLHTRHTEKLKKSLKVKTRSGRVSRPPKYKAKDYKFIKTEDLADGHLSDSDDYSELCVEEDEDQRERHALFDLSSCSLRPKSFKCQTCEKSYIGKGGLARHFKLNPGHGQLDPEMVLSEKANGSTLRGCTEERMLSLTSLGLSTPAAPCEGGARSCLVTESARGGLQNGQSVDVEETLPSEPENGALLRSERYQGPRRRACSETPAESRTAVLQQRRAAQLPGGSATAGEQRASPSKAKLKEFLQQCDPEELVELALPQLAQVVTVYEFLLMKVEKDHLAKPFFPAIYKEFEELHKMVKKMCQDYLSSSGLCSQETLEINNDKVAESLGITEFLRKKEIHPDNLGPKHLSRDMDGEQLEGASSEKREREAAEEGLASVKRPRREALSNDTTESLAANSRGREKPRPLHALATGFSPPVNVTVSPRSEESHTTMVSGSNGSVFQAGPQLQALANLEARRGSIGAALSSRDVSGLPVYAQSGEPRRLTQAQVAAFPGENALEHSSNQDTWDSLRSPGFCSPLSSGGGAESLPPGGPGHAEAGHLGKVCDFHLNHQQPSPSSVLPAEVAAPPLEKILSVDSVAVDCAYRTVPKPGPQPGPHGSLLTEGRLRSLSGDLNRFPCGMEVHSGQRELESVVAVGEAMAFEISNGSHELLSQGQKQIFIQTSDGLILSPPGTIVSQEEDIVIVTDAEGRACGWARQKEFL; this is encoded by the exons ATGGCGGATGCGGAGCCGGAGGCTGGGGGCGGCAGCGAGgatggtggcggcggcggcggcggcggcggcccggcTCCTCCGGGCCAGAGCGGCAGCGTCGCACGTGTGGCCCCGCTGGGCCCCGAGCAGCTGCGGCAGGTCCTGGAGCAGGTGACGAAggcgcagccgccgccgccgccgccgcccccctTCGTGCTGCAGGACGCGGCGCGGCGGCTGCGGGACGCGGCCCAACAGGCCGCCCTGCAGCGGGGCCGGGGCACCGAGTCCCCGCGCCTGCCGCGCCTGCTCCCGCCCCAG CAACTAGAAGCCATTTGTGTCAAGGTAACGTCTGGAGAAACAAAAGGTCAGGAAAGGCCAATGCCCCTACCGACCACAATCCAGCCCCAAACTGCAAGAAAGAGCCAGCCGCCCTGGGGGAATTCCTGCCTGGTGGGGCTCCACATCGCCAGCCCTCAGCTGCTCAGGGTACAGCCGCTTGTGAGAACCGAGCCACAGTCCTGCTTCCTAAGTGACTTATGCCAACCTCCTGCTCAGGGGTTTGTACAGAGACCACTGCCACCCCTCCAGGTGGTCCCTGCAAAGAGAGTCCCAGCCCCCAAGGCTCCAAATGAACAGGGCTCCATGTTGACCCCTTTGTCTGCCTCTGACCCGCTGGCAGTAACATCTCTTTCATCCAGTTCAGCACATCCATTTATTTCCAACTTGCATACAAGACATACTGAGAAACTAAAAAAATCGTTAAAAGTAAAGACACGTTCTGGACGGGTATCTCGACCTCCCAAATATAAAGCTAAAGATTATAAGTTCATAAAAACAGAGGATTTGGCGGATGGTCATCTGTCAGATTCTGATGATTATTCAGAACTCTGTGTGGAAGAAGATGAAGATCAGAGGGAGAGGCACGCACTCTTTGACTTATCAAGCTGCTCCCTGAGGCCCAAAAGCTTTAAGTGTCAGACTTGTGAAAAGTCATATATAGGGAAGGGGGGACTGGCCCGACATTTTAAACTTAACCCAGGGCATGGCCAGCTGGACCCCGAGATGGTGCTGTCTGAGAAAGCCAATGGAAGCACCCTACGGGGGTGCACGGAGGAAAGGATGCTCAGCCTGACCTCCCTGGGGCTGTCCACGCCAGCGGCTCCATGTGAGGGAGGGGCCCGCTCCTGCTTGGTGACAGAGTCAGCACGCGGTGGCCTGCAG AATGGTCAGTCTGTAGACGTTGAAGAGACATTGCCATCTGAACCAGAAAATGGAGCTCTTTTGCGATCAGAGAGATACCAAGGACCTAGAAGACGCGCATGCTCAGAGACCCCTGCAGAGTCCCGCACAGCTGTCCTCCAGCAGAGAAGAGCCGCTCAGCTACCTGGTGGCTCTGCTACGGCAGGGGAGCAGAGGGCGTCGCCAAGCAAAGCCAAGCTCAAGGAG TTCCTCCAGCAGTGTGACCCGGAGGAGCTGGTGGAATTGGCTCTGCCTCAGCTGGCTCAGGTTGTGACCGTGTATGAGTTTCTTCTGATGAAG GTTGAAAAAGATCATCTAGCAAAGCCTTTTTTCCCAGCTATATATAAGGAATTTGAAGAGTTGCATAAAATGGTTAAGAAAATGTGCCAAGATTACCTCAGTAGTTCTGGTCTGTGTTCCCAGGAGACCCTGGAAATAAACAATGATAAG GTTGCTGAGTCATTAGGAATCACAGAATTCCTACGGAAGAAAGAAATACACCCAGACAACCTTGGACCCAAGCACCTCAGCCGAGACATGGATGGGGAGCAGCTAGAGGGAGCTAGCAGTGAGAAGAGGGAACGTGAG GCTGCGGAGGAGGGACTGGCCTCAGTGAAAAGGCCCAGAAGAGAAGCCCTGTCCAACGATACCACTGAATCTCTTGCTGCCAACAGCAGAGGCCGGGAGAAGCCCAGGCCCTTGCATGCTTTGGCCACTG GTTTTTCCCCTCCAGTAAATGTGACTGTCTCTCCCCGTTCTGAAGAAAGCCATACAACGATGGTTTCTGGTAGCAATGGGAGCGTGTTCCAGGCGGGCCCGCAGCTTCAGGCACTGGCTAACTTAGAAGCCAGGAGGGGGTCTATAGGTGCTGCTCTCTCATCCCGGGATGTCAGTGGGCTGCCTGTTTATGCTCAGTCAGGAGAGCCTAGGAGGCTGACCCAGGCACAGGTGGCAGCGTTTCCTGGAGAGAATGCTTTGGAACACTCTTCAAACCAGGACACCTGGGACAGCCTGAGGAGCCCGGGTTTCTGCAGCCCTTTGTCATCTGGTGGTGGAGCAGAGTCTCTGCCGCCTGGGGGGCCTGGACATGCAGAGGCAGGACACCTCGGCAAGGTTTGTGACTTCCACCTGAACCACCAGCAGCCCAGCCCCAGCAGCGTCCTGCCTGCAGAGGTGGCAGCCCCTCCGCTTGAGAAAATTTTGTCTGTGGATAGCGTGGCAGTGGACTGTGCCTACAGGACTGTGCCCAAGCCAGGGCCTCAGCCCGGCCCACATGGATCACTATTGACTGAAGGGCGTCTCAGAAGCCTTTCGGGGGACTTGAACCGGTTCCCCTGTGGGATGGAGGTGCACTCTGGCCAGAGAGAACTGGAGAGCGTGGTTGCTGTCGGCGAAGCCATGGCTTTTGAAATTTCCAATGGGAGCCATGAGTTACTGTCTCAGGGACAGAAGCAGATTTTTATTCAGACTTCCGATGGGCTTATCTTGTCCCCTCCAGGTACAATAGTGTCTCAGGAGGAGGACATTGTCATAGTGACTGATGCAGAGGGGCGTGCCTGCGGATGGGCCCGCCAGAAGGAGTTCCTCTAG
- the ZNF839 gene encoding zinc finger protein 839 isoform X2, translating into MADAEPEAGGGSEDGGGGGGGGGPAPPGQSGSVARVAPLGPEQLRQVLEQVTKAQPPPPPPPPFVLQDAARRLRDAAQQAALQRGRGTESPRLPRLLPPQQLEAICVKVTSGETKGQERPMPLPTTIQPQTARKSQPPWGNSCLVGLHIASPQLLRVQPLVRTEPQSCFLSDLCQPPAQGFVQRPLPPLQVVPAKRVPAPKAPNEQGSMLTPLSASDPLAVTSLSSSSAHPFISNLHTRHTEKLKKSLKVKTRSGRVSRPPKYKAKDYKFIKTEDLADGHLSDSDDYSELCVEEDEDQRERHALFDLSSCSLRPKSFKCQTCEKSYIGKGGLARHFKLNPGHGQLDPEMVLSEKANGSTLRGCTEERMLSLTSLGLSTPAAPCEGGARSCLVTESARGGLQNGQSVDVEETLPSEPENGALLRSERYQGPRRRACSETPAESRTAVLQQRRAAQLPGGSATAGEQRASPSKAKLKEVAESLGITEFLRKKEIHPDNLGPKHLSRDMDGEQLEGASSEKREREAAEEGLASVKRPRREALSNDTTESLAANSRGREKPRPLHALATGFSPPVNVTVSPRSEESHTTMVSGSNGSVFQAGPQLQALANLEARRGSIGAALSSRDVSGLPVYAQSGEPRRLTQAQVAAFPGENALEHSSNQDTWDSLRSPGFCSPLSSGGGAESLPPGGPGHAEAGHLGKVCDFHLNHQQPSPSSVLPAEVAAPPLEKILSVDSVAVDCAYRTVPKPGPQPGPHGSLLTEGRLRSLSGDLNRFPCGMEVHSGQRELESVVAVGEAMAFEISNGSHELLSQGQKQIFIQTSDGLILSPPGTIVSQEEDIVIVTDAEGRACGWARQKEFL; encoded by the exons ATGGCGGATGCGGAGCCGGAGGCTGGGGGCGGCAGCGAGgatggtggcggcggcggcggcggcggcggcccggcTCCTCCGGGCCAGAGCGGCAGCGTCGCACGTGTGGCCCCGCTGGGCCCCGAGCAGCTGCGGCAGGTCCTGGAGCAGGTGACGAAggcgcagccgccgccgccgccgccgcccccctTCGTGCTGCAGGACGCGGCGCGGCGGCTGCGGGACGCGGCCCAACAGGCCGCCCTGCAGCGGGGCCGGGGCACCGAGTCCCCGCGCCTGCCGCGCCTGCTCCCGCCCCAG CAACTAGAAGCCATTTGTGTCAAGGTAACGTCTGGAGAAACAAAAGGTCAGGAAAGGCCAATGCCCCTACCGACCACAATCCAGCCCCAAACTGCAAGAAAGAGCCAGCCGCCCTGGGGGAATTCCTGCCTGGTGGGGCTCCACATCGCCAGCCCTCAGCTGCTCAGGGTACAGCCGCTTGTGAGAACCGAGCCACAGTCCTGCTTCCTAAGTGACTTATGCCAACCTCCTGCTCAGGGGTTTGTACAGAGACCACTGCCACCCCTCCAGGTGGTCCCTGCAAAGAGAGTCCCAGCCCCCAAGGCTCCAAATGAACAGGGCTCCATGTTGACCCCTTTGTCTGCCTCTGACCCGCTGGCAGTAACATCTCTTTCATCCAGTTCAGCACATCCATTTATTTCCAACTTGCATACAAGACATACTGAGAAACTAAAAAAATCGTTAAAAGTAAAGACACGTTCTGGACGGGTATCTCGACCTCCCAAATATAAAGCTAAAGATTATAAGTTCATAAAAACAGAGGATTTGGCGGATGGTCATCTGTCAGATTCTGATGATTATTCAGAACTCTGTGTGGAAGAAGATGAAGATCAGAGGGAGAGGCACGCACTCTTTGACTTATCAAGCTGCTCCCTGAGGCCCAAAAGCTTTAAGTGTCAGACTTGTGAAAAGTCATATATAGGGAAGGGGGGACTGGCCCGACATTTTAAACTTAACCCAGGGCATGGCCAGCTGGACCCCGAGATGGTGCTGTCTGAGAAAGCCAATGGAAGCACCCTACGGGGGTGCACGGAGGAAAGGATGCTCAGCCTGACCTCCCTGGGGCTGTCCACGCCAGCGGCTCCATGTGAGGGAGGGGCCCGCTCCTGCTTGGTGACAGAGTCAGCACGCGGTGGCCTGCAG AATGGTCAGTCTGTAGACGTTGAAGAGACATTGCCATCTGAACCAGAAAATGGAGCTCTTTTGCGATCAGAGAGATACCAAGGACCTAGAAGACGCGCATGCTCAGAGACCCCTGCAGAGTCCCGCACAGCTGTCCTCCAGCAGAGAAGAGCCGCTCAGCTACCTGGTGGCTCTGCTACGGCAGGGGAGCAGAGGGCGTCGCCAAGCAAAGCCAAGCTCAAGGAG GTTGCTGAGTCATTAGGAATCACAGAATTCCTACGGAAGAAAGAAATACACCCAGACAACCTTGGACCCAAGCACCTCAGCCGAGACATGGATGGGGAGCAGCTAGAGGGAGCTAGCAGTGAGAAGAGGGAACGTGAG GCTGCGGAGGAGGGACTGGCCTCAGTGAAAAGGCCCAGAAGAGAAGCCCTGTCCAACGATACCACTGAATCTCTTGCTGCCAACAGCAGAGGCCGGGAGAAGCCCAGGCCCTTGCATGCTTTGGCCACTG GTTTTTCCCCTCCAGTAAATGTGACTGTCTCTCCCCGTTCTGAAGAAAGCCATACAACGATGGTTTCTGGTAGCAATGGGAGCGTGTTCCAGGCGGGCCCGCAGCTTCAGGCACTGGCTAACTTAGAAGCCAGGAGGGGGTCTATAGGTGCTGCTCTCTCATCCCGGGATGTCAGTGGGCTGCCTGTTTATGCTCAGTCAGGAGAGCCTAGGAGGCTGACCCAGGCACAGGTGGCAGCGTTTCCTGGAGAGAATGCTTTGGAACACTCTTCAAACCAGGACACCTGGGACAGCCTGAGGAGCCCGGGTTTCTGCAGCCCTTTGTCATCTGGTGGTGGAGCAGAGTCTCTGCCGCCTGGGGGGCCTGGACATGCAGAGGCAGGACACCTCGGCAAGGTTTGTGACTTCCACCTGAACCACCAGCAGCCCAGCCCCAGCAGCGTCCTGCCTGCAGAGGTGGCAGCCCCTCCGCTTGAGAAAATTTTGTCTGTGGATAGCGTGGCAGTGGACTGTGCCTACAGGACTGTGCCCAAGCCAGGGCCTCAGCCCGGCCCACATGGATCACTATTGACTGAAGGGCGTCTCAGAAGCCTTTCGGGGGACTTGAACCGGTTCCCCTGTGGGATGGAGGTGCACTCTGGCCAGAGAGAACTGGAGAGCGTGGTTGCTGTCGGCGAAGCCATGGCTTTTGAAATTTCCAATGGGAGCCATGAGTTACTGTCTCAGGGACAGAAGCAGATTTTTATTCAGACTTCCGATGGGCTTATCTTGTCCCCTCCAGGTACAATAGTGTCTCAGGAGGAGGACATTGTCATAGTGACTGATGCAGAGGGGCGTGCCTGCGGATGGGCCCGCCAGAAGGAGTTCCTCTAG
- the ZNF839 gene encoding zinc finger protein 839 isoform X3, giving the protein MPLPTTIQPQTARKSQPPWGNSCLVGLHIASPQLLRVQPLVRTEPQSCFLSDLCQPPAQGFVQRPLPPLQVVPAKRVPAPKAPNEQGSMLTPLSASDPLAVTSLSSSSAHPFISNLHTRHTEKLKKSLKVKTRSGRVSRPPKYKAKDYKFIKTEDLADGHLSDSDDYSELCVEEDEDQRERHALFDLSSCSLRPKSFKCQTCEKSYIGKGGLARHFKLNPGHGQLDPEMVLSEKANGSTLRGCTEERMLSLTSLGLSTPAAPCEGGARSCLVTESARGGLQNGQSVDVEETLPSEPENGALLRSERYQGPRRRACSETPAESRTAVLQQRRAAQLPGGSATAGEQRASPSKAKLKEFLQQCDPEELVELALPQLAQVVTVYEFLLMKVEKDHLAKPFFPAIYKEFEELHKMVKKMCQDYLSSSGLCSQETLEINNDKVAESLGITEFLRKKEIHPDNLGPKHLSRDMDGEQLEGASSEKREREAAEEGLASVKRPRREALSNDTTESLAANSRGREKPRPLHALATGFSPPVNVTVSPRSEESHTTMVSGSNGSVFQAGPQLQALANLEARRGSIGAALSSRDVSGLPVYAQSGEPRRLTQAQVAAFPGENALEHSSNQDTWDSLRSPGFCSPLSSGGGAESLPPGGPGHAEAGHLGKVCDFHLNHQQPSPSSVLPAEVAAPPLEKILSVDSVAVDCAYRTVPKPGPQPGPHGSLLTEGRLRSLSGDLNRFPCGMEVHSGQRELESVVAVGEAMAFEISNGSHELLSQGQKQIFIQTSDGLILSPPGTIVSQEEDIVIVTDAEGRACGWARQKEFL; this is encoded by the exons ATGCCCCTACCGACCACAATCCAGCCCCAAACTGCAAGAAAGAGCCAGCCGCCCTGGGGGAATTCCTGCCTGGTGGGGCTCCACATCGCCAGCCCTCAGCTGCTCAGGGTACAGCCGCTTGTGAGAACCGAGCCACAGTCCTGCTTCCTAAGTGACTTATGCCAACCTCCTGCTCAGGGGTTTGTACAGAGACCACTGCCACCCCTCCAGGTGGTCCCTGCAAAGAGAGTCCCAGCCCCCAAGGCTCCAAATGAACAGGGCTCCATGTTGACCCCTTTGTCTGCCTCTGACCCGCTGGCAGTAACATCTCTTTCATCCAGTTCAGCACATCCATTTATTTCCAACTTGCATACAAGACATACTGAGAAACTAAAAAAATCGTTAAAAGTAAAGACACGTTCTGGACGGGTATCTCGACCTCCCAAATATAAAGCTAAAGATTATAAGTTCATAAAAACAGAGGATTTGGCGGATGGTCATCTGTCAGATTCTGATGATTATTCAGAACTCTGTGTGGAAGAAGATGAAGATCAGAGGGAGAGGCACGCACTCTTTGACTTATCAAGCTGCTCCCTGAGGCCCAAAAGCTTTAAGTGTCAGACTTGTGAAAAGTCATATATAGGGAAGGGGGGACTGGCCCGACATTTTAAACTTAACCCAGGGCATGGCCAGCTGGACCCCGAGATGGTGCTGTCTGAGAAAGCCAATGGAAGCACCCTACGGGGGTGCACGGAGGAAAGGATGCTCAGCCTGACCTCCCTGGGGCTGTCCACGCCAGCGGCTCCATGTGAGGGAGGGGCCCGCTCCTGCTTGGTGACAGAGTCAGCACGCGGTGGCCTGCAG AATGGTCAGTCTGTAGACGTTGAAGAGACATTGCCATCTGAACCAGAAAATGGAGCTCTTTTGCGATCAGAGAGATACCAAGGACCTAGAAGACGCGCATGCTCAGAGACCCCTGCAGAGTCCCGCACAGCTGTCCTCCAGCAGAGAAGAGCCGCTCAGCTACCTGGTGGCTCTGCTACGGCAGGGGAGCAGAGGGCGTCGCCAAGCAAAGCCAAGCTCAAGGAG TTCCTCCAGCAGTGTGACCCGGAGGAGCTGGTGGAATTGGCTCTGCCTCAGCTGGCTCAGGTTGTGACCGTGTATGAGTTTCTTCTGATGAAG GTTGAAAAAGATCATCTAGCAAAGCCTTTTTTCCCAGCTATATATAAGGAATTTGAAGAGTTGCATAAAATGGTTAAGAAAATGTGCCAAGATTACCTCAGTAGTTCTGGTCTGTGTTCCCAGGAGACCCTGGAAATAAACAATGATAAG GTTGCTGAGTCATTAGGAATCACAGAATTCCTACGGAAGAAAGAAATACACCCAGACAACCTTGGACCCAAGCACCTCAGCCGAGACATGGATGGGGAGCAGCTAGAGGGAGCTAGCAGTGAGAAGAGGGAACGTGAG GCTGCGGAGGAGGGACTGGCCTCAGTGAAAAGGCCCAGAAGAGAAGCCCTGTCCAACGATACCACTGAATCTCTTGCTGCCAACAGCAGAGGCCGGGAGAAGCCCAGGCCCTTGCATGCTTTGGCCACTG GTTTTTCCCCTCCAGTAAATGTGACTGTCTCTCCCCGTTCTGAAGAAAGCCATACAACGATGGTTTCTGGTAGCAATGGGAGCGTGTTCCAGGCGGGCCCGCAGCTTCAGGCACTGGCTAACTTAGAAGCCAGGAGGGGGTCTATAGGTGCTGCTCTCTCATCCCGGGATGTCAGTGGGCTGCCTGTTTATGCTCAGTCAGGAGAGCCTAGGAGGCTGACCCAGGCACAGGTGGCAGCGTTTCCTGGAGAGAATGCTTTGGAACACTCTTCAAACCAGGACACCTGGGACAGCCTGAGGAGCCCGGGTTTCTGCAGCCCTTTGTCATCTGGTGGTGGAGCAGAGTCTCTGCCGCCTGGGGGGCCTGGACATGCAGAGGCAGGACACCTCGGCAAGGTTTGTGACTTCCACCTGAACCACCAGCAGCCCAGCCCCAGCAGCGTCCTGCCTGCAGAGGTGGCAGCCCCTCCGCTTGAGAAAATTTTGTCTGTGGATAGCGTGGCAGTGGACTGTGCCTACAGGACTGTGCCCAAGCCAGGGCCTCAGCCCGGCCCACATGGATCACTATTGACTGAAGGGCGTCTCAGAAGCCTTTCGGGGGACTTGAACCGGTTCCCCTGTGGGATGGAGGTGCACTCTGGCCAGAGAGAACTGGAGAGCGTGGTTGCTGTCGGCGAAGCCATGGCTTTTGAAATTTCCAATGGGAGCCATGAGTTACTGTCTCAGGGACAGAAGCAGATTTTTATTCAGACTTCCGATGGGCTTATCTTGTCCCCTCCAGGTACAATAGTGTCTCAGGAGGAGGACATTGTCATAGTGACTGATGCAGAGGGGCGTGCCTGCGGATGGGCCCGCCAGAAGGAGTTCCTCTAG